In the genome of Pedosphaera parvula Ellin514, one region contains:
- a CDS encoding B12-binding domain-containing radical SAM protein, which translates to MALFNLFSPAPKPEAKGKSKILWLDMGDLGTFVWPSGPQDKWQDHGMGLLRTILHNNGVQTDMFSLRSLITWKQLYRRFRGYDMLLMNVRSYTFPFAFKAAKIFKEVNPKGLVIAGGMHATVAPDEMVETGVFDRVCQGAGENTIVDLVKNPMDFPQLFKGVGAKSMAEWPMMDRTLWPNPRRPNFPWPLEPKCGWGPGPVATIMTSRVCPWQCTFCNESSFIPAMGRKPVDQVIDELNYLDRKFGPLGSVVIHDSMFFQNPPWLREWLEKYPTKARKVWPYWAAGRADTVRQWPDMFEALLRETKWTSISIGFESGSDRVLKILNKECTAEDNYFAIDLLNRVADDLERQGKEAPRFWSNIMLGIPGETREDAFDTIRMLRSMRRVMPSIAYYAPYPGSALGYQLIAEGKSLMSKDNYHRNPNDEKVKGIDYKFYKELLAGKYDAEVNRGLRKGISGQNDSFADRLVKA; encoded by the coding sequence ATGGCATTATTTAACCTGTTTTCACCTGCTCCGAAGCCGGAAGCCAAAGGGAAATCTAAAATCCTCTGGCTCGACATGGGTGATTTAGGCACGTTTGTCTGGCCTTCAGGTCCTCAGGACAAATGGCAGGATCATGGGATGGGGCTGCTACGAACCATTCTTCATAATAATGGCGTTCAGACCGACATGTTTTCCCTGCGGTCGCTCATCACCTGGAAGCAGTTATATCGACGTTTCCGCGGTTACGACATGCTGCTGATGAACGTACGGAGTTATACTTTTCCCTTCGCCTTCAAAGCCGCCAAGATTTTCAAGGAAGTAAACCCCAAGGGGCTGGTGATCGCGGGAGGTATGCACGCAACGGTGGCACCGGATGAGATGGTGGAAACGGGAGTGTTCGATCGCGTCTGTCAGGGAGCCGGTGAGAATACCATTGTGGATCTTGTAAAAAATCCCATGGATTTTCCCCAGCTCTTTAAAGGGGTGGGAGCAAAGTCAATGGCTGAGTGGCCGATGATGGATCGCACGCTTTGGCCAAATCCGCGACGACCAAATTTTCCCTGGCCTTTGGAGCCGAAGTGCGGCTGGGGCCCGGGTCCGGTGGCAACCATCATGACCAGCCGGGTTTGCCCGTGGCAATGTACTTTCTGCAATGAATCGTCCTTCATCCCAGCCATGGGTCGTAAACCGGTGGACCAGGTAATTGACGAGTTGAATTATTTGGACCGGAAGTTCGGGCCGCTCGGGTCGGTGGTCATTCATGATTCGATGTTCTTTCAAAATCCGCCTTGGCTGCGGGAATGGTTGGAAAAATATCCCACCAAGGCCCGGAAGGTTTGGCCTTATTGGGCGGCCGGGCGTGCGGATACGGTGCGACAATGGCCCGACATGTTCGAGGCGCTTTTGCGGGAAACAAAATGGACTTCCATATCGATCGGATTCGAGTCCGGAAGCGACCGGGTGTTGAAGATTCTCAACAAGGAATGCACGGCGGAAGACAACTACTTTGCCATCGATTTGCTTAACCGCGTGGCTGATGACCTGGAACGTCAAGGCAAGGAGGCGCCCAGATTCTGGTCCAACATCATGCTGGGCATTCCCGGTGAGACGCGCGAGGATGCGTTTGACACCATCCGCATGCTGCGCTCAATGAGACGCGTGATGCCCTCCATCGCTTATTATGCGCCTTATCCGGGCTCGGCACTCGGCTACCAACTGATCGCTGAGGGAAAAAGCCTCATGTCCAAGGATAACTATCACCGCAACCCGAATGACGAGAAGGTCAAGGGGATTGATTATAAGTTTTACAAGGAACTCCTGGCTGGCAAGTACGATGCCGAGGTAAACCGTGGTTTGCGCAAGGGAATCTCGGGACAGAATGATTCGTTCGCCGATAGACTGGTTAAAGCATGA